GTGCGCGTTCTTGGCCGCCGTGTCGACCGCATAGGCGCCGTTTCCCTGTCCCCGCTCCGAAAACCACACCGCGTAAAACCCGGCGTTCTGGCCCGGCTGCTTGGGATCGTACGGGGTGAACACGTAATGGCTGTCGCTGAGGGTGTACAGCGGCCGCACCTGACTTTCCTGCGCCACCTCCTCGGGAGCGATGAGGCGGCCGCTCGGGTGCTGCGGCGGGACGTCGCCCGCCTGCGCTATGAGCGCCATGTCGCTGGGGGAAATGGAATTGTCGAGGGGACGGTTCTTGTCGTCGCCCTCGTACCAGAACCCGCCGTCCACCTTCACCGACGAATCGGGCAGCGCCCCAGACACGTTCGCGCCCGCCAGCATGCGCTGGTAATCGAACAGCCGGTACTGGTATTCCACCCGGATGATGTCGTCGTCGCGGATGAGGGTCTTGGGGGTGAAGGTGATGGTGCCGAGATCGTAGTTCACCGTGAAATCGGCCTGGTCTCCCTCAGCGGTTTTCTGGCCGTTTACCGTGAGCGAAACCGTGCCGCGGATCGGCATGATGAAGCTCTGTTCGCCCTCGCCGGTGAGGTAATAGGGTCCCTGCAGCCCCGCCTTGCCCTTGATGGTCTGGATGGTGTACTTGCCGCCGCAGATGGCGCCGAACGCCTTGACGCTGTACCGGGACGAGGCAATGCCCGCGAATCCCGGTTTGCCGCCAGGCTCGCCGCCCATGTACGCTGCGGAGATGCCGGTGAGCTTTTTCTGGTCGCCGGTGAATATGCCCGTGAGCACTGGCCAGTAGGCGTACTGGTCTCCCACCACGACCGAATAGTGCGGGTTGTCAAGCGCGACATAGATCCGGTCGAAATCCGAGAGCTCGCGCGTTCCCTCGATGTTCGTGCCCTGGTCGGTGAGGTGTCCCGACAAAACGGTGTGCGGCGCCAATTCGCCCGACAGGCTCACGTCGAGCGCCTGCTCGAGGTTCATGCTGCCCGCGGTGCCCACGCTCACATTGACGCTCTTGTACCCGCTCAGCGTGACGTTCTGCTCCGCGAATTCCTCGGCCTTTGCCCTGAACAGCGAATCGCGCACGAGCACCACGGTGTCGTGGAGGCCGGCAAAGCGCTTTTCAAAAAGGGAATACAGCCGCGGCATGCCGAAATCGCGGGTGACGCACTGGACGCGGAGCGTTACGCCCTTCTGCACCGGCTCGGAAAACAGGAGGGAATTAGATTCGTCAATAAAGGTGAACGAGGGGACGTACAGCGATTCCGCCGGCGCACGGCCGGCGCTGTCCTTTACCGATGCGGATTTCAGCGTGACGCGGATCGTCGCCGTGTCGATGAAATATCGTCCCAGCGGATACGGCCCGGGGCCGCCGTTGCCGACAATGGTGGTGTCGAGGCCGGCGCATAACCCGGCCGACACCGCAAGGCAAAAAACCAATCCTGTCCTGAACGTAGCACTATTCCTTATTTGATTGGGCCGTCCTGACAACGGCGTTAAAAACGGTATCGCTAGAATTTGCGGCAACGGGCCTGGGGCCGGTGCATTCCCGATAGGGAGGCTTGATCTCACCGTTGTTCCATACCACCGTGATGTTGTCTGCGCACGGCGCAAAGAACTGCGGCCTGCTCGGACCATAGACGGCAACAATGGGAGTGCCGAGTGCCGCCGCCGCGTGCTGCGCAAAACTGTCGAGGCACAGCAGCACGCACGCCTGTTTCAGGAGCAACTCCAGTTCGCCGAATGTAGGGAAGACAATCCGGCACGGTGCCTTGAGCCGGGAAACAATGGCATCCGAAACCGGCGCGTCGTCCTTCCCGCAAATGATGCGCGTCTCGAGTTTCTCCTGCGCCATGAGCCGGTCGATCACCTGCGCGAATTTCTCGGCCGGCCATTGCTTTTCCGGATTGAACGTGCCGGGATGGACGAGCACCAGCCTGCGGCCCGCCGCAGGCCCCGGAACCGGAATAGTTTCTTTTGTCAATGCCGGCCAGAGCGGCTTGGCGCATGGTTCCGCGTCGCGGCCGGTGATGCAATGAACAAGGTGCGACCACCGCGCCGTGAGATGGCGGCAGTTTTCGGGCGTGGCATAGGCATTGGTGCACCACGGCCCGCCGCCGAAATCGCTGAACGATATCCGGCGGGGGATG
This genomic interval from Chitinivibrionales bacterium contains the following:
- a CDS encoding glycosyltransferase family 9 protein, producing KRSFIILSFIISFILWIPLRVLNFLFYPSKKMQNPPKKILIQDGYLLGDTLQYSHTLAALRTAFTNSEVHLITRQSACEFLCASGWVHGFVPFSPPWLFKQPFVRSVRAVYACVRRIRGQRFDMAIDLVGDIRGLAFLLACNIPRRISFSDFGGGPWCTNAYATPENCRHLTARWSHLVHCITGRDAEPCAKPLWPALTKETIPVPGPAAGRRLVLVHPGTFNPEKQWPAEKFAQVIDRLMAQEKLETRIICGKDDAPVSDAIVSRLKAPCRIVFPTFGELELLLKQACVLLCLDSFAQHAAAALGTPIVAVYGPSRPQFFAPCADNITVVWNNGEIKPPYRECTGPRPVAANSSDTVFNAVVRTAQSNKE